The following are encoded in a window of Kitasatospora fiedleri genomic DNA:
- a CDS encoding tetratricopeptide repeat protein — MKKKTRSLIVLGTFVVFAAGVPLVSGAEFPPLYVALPAIYGGLVTGNLLTQCGLALLAGPAGLVPIAYSLGFGRVSRVLRAGSRPLAVRSVPLPVVSGAYQLVSGPRARTWAGMTAAYVPALVLGGWLLATARGGWWVFGLMVAVPLLLELALQARFPGCPGWVVFRLPTASPEALAEARTSPGQRAASLALTHGRPAEAVAVLAAEPESGTLHDGMLRVRALLAVGEWAGALERAERITAAGPVAHLGWAAALVRAEALVCAAEAGLLPPTEYLPRLAAQGAALEQRLLRSPVRADLLRLRGEREEAVKAAGQALRMQPDPLTAANAECSLAAALFAAGRPDQARRALERARKLFPALARIALVEGRAAAVVLD, encoded by the coding sequence GTGAAGAAGAAGACCCGTTCCCTGATCGTCCTCGGGACGTTCGTCGTGTTCGCGGCCGGAGTTCCGCTGGTGTCCGGAGCCGAGTTCCCGCCGCTGTACGTCGCGCTGCCCGCGATCTACGGCGGCCTGGTGACCGGCAACCTGCTGACCCAGTGCGGCCTCGCCCTGCTGGCCGGGCCCGCCGGGCTGGTGCCGATCGCGTACTCGCTGGGCTTCGGCCGGGTGTCCCGCGTTCTGCGGGCGGGCTCGCGCCCGCTCGCGGTGCGCTCGGTGCCGCTGCCGGTGGTCTCCGGTGCGTACCAGCTCGTCTCCGGGCCGCGCGCGCGGACCTGGGCGGGGATGACGGCCGCGTACGTCCCGGCGCTGGTGCTGGGCGGGTGGCTGCTGGCGACGGCCCGGGGCGGCTGGTGGGTGTTCGGCCTGATGGTGGCGGTGCCGCTCCTGCTGGAGCTGGCCCTGCAGGCCCGCTTCCCCGGCTGCCCGGGCTGGGTGGTGTTCCGGCTGCCCACCGCCTCCCCCGAGGCGCTGGCCGAGGCCCGCACCTCCCCGGGACAGCGGGCGGCCTCCCTGGCGCTGACGCACGGGCGGCCCGCCGAGGCGGTGGCCGTGCTGGCCGCCGAACCGGAGAGCGGCACCCTGCACGACGGCATGCTCCGGGTGCGCGCGCTGCTGGCCGTCGGCGAGTGGGCCGGGGCCCTGGAGCGGGCCGAGCGGATCACCGCCGCCGGGCCGGTCGCCCACCTGGGCTGGGCCGCCGCGCTGGTGCGCGCCGAGGCCCTGGTGTGCGCGGCGGAAGCCGGGCTGCTGCCGCCCACCGAGTACCTGCCGCGGCTGGCGGCGCAGGGTGCGGCGCTCGAACAGCGCCTGCTGCGCAGCCCGGTGCGGGCCGACCTGCTGCGGCTGCGCGGGGAGCGGGAGGAGGCCGTGAAGGCGGCCGGCCAGGCCCTCCGGATGCAGCCGGACCCGCTGACGGCGGCGAACGCCGAGTGCTCGCTGGCGGCGGCCCTGTTCGCCGCCGGACGCCCCGACCAGGCCCGCCGGGCGCTGGAGCGGGCCCGGAAGCTGTTCCCCGCCCTGGCCCGGATCGCCCTCGTGGAGGGCCGGGCCGCGGCCGTCGTCCTCGACTAG
- the typA gene encoding translational GTPase TypA translates to MPTRNDIRNVAIVAHVDHGKTTLVDAMLKQAGAFAAHQQLDDRMMDSNDLEREKGITILAKNTAVKYHPKDGGAPITINIIDTPGHADFGGEVERGLSMVDAVVLLVDASEGPLPQTRFVLRKALTARLPVILCINKTDRPDARIDEVINETYDLFLDLDADEDQIEFPIVYACARDGVASLTKPENGTVPADSDSLEPFFSTILEHVPAPVYDEDAPLQAHVTNLDADNFLGRIALLRVEQGELRKGQTVAWIKRDGSIQNVRISELLMTEALTRKPAEKAGPGDICAVAGISEIMIGETLADTENPIALPLITVDEPAISMTIGTNTSPLVGKGGSGKGADAKSGAKVDRKVTARQVKDRLERELIGNVSLRVLETERPDAWEVQGRGELALAILIETMRREGFELTVGKPQVVTREVNGKTHEPVERLTVDVPEEHMGAVTQLMGIRKGRMDNMSNHGSGWVRMEFVVPSRGLIGFRTEFLTNTRGTGIAHSIHEGYEPWFGQLTTRNNGSLVADRSGVVTAFAMTNLQERGVLFTDPGTEVYEGMIVGENSRADDMDVNITKEKKLTNMRSSNADVAESIVPPRKLSLEQSLEFCREDECIEVTPETVRIRKVVLDAKERGRTASRAKKG, encoded by the coding sequence ATGCCCACGCGCAACGACATCCGAAACGTCGCCATCGTCGCCCACGTCGACCACGGCAAGACCACCCTGGTCGACGCCATGCTGAAGCAGGCCGGCGCCTTCGCCGCCCACCAGCAGCTCGACGACCGGATGATGGACTCGAACGACCTGGAGCGCGAGAAGGGCATCACCATTCTCGCGAAGAACACCGCGGTCAAGTACCACCCCAAGGACGGTGGCGCGCCGATCACCATCAACATCATCGACACCCCCGGCCACGCCGACTTCGGCGGTGAGGTCGAGCGCGGCCTGTCGATGGTGGACGCGGTCGTCCTGCTGGTCGACGCCTCCGAGGGCCCGCTGCCGCAGACCCGCTTCGTGCTGCGCAAGGCGCTCACGGCCCGGCTGCCCGTCATCCTGTGCATCAACAAGACCGACCGTCCGGACGCCCGGATCGACGAGGTCATCAACGAGACCTACGACCTGTTCCTCGACCTGGACGCGGACGAGGACCAGATCGAGTTCCCGATCGTCTACGCCTGCGCCCGTGACGGCGTGGCCTCGCTGACCAAGCCGGAGAACGGGACGGTGCCGGCCGACTCCGACAGCCTGGAGCCGTTCTTCTCCACCATCCTGGAGCACGTCCCGGCCCCGGTCTACGACGAGGACGCCCCGCTGCAGGCGCACGTCACCAACCTGGACGCCGACAACTTCCTGGGCCGCATCGCGCTGCTCCGGGTCGAGCAGGGCGAGCTGCGCAAGGGCCAGACGGTGGCCTGGATCAAGCGCGACGGCTCGATCCAGAACGTCCGGATCTCCGAGCTGCTGATGACCGAGGCGCTCACCCGCAAGCCGGCCGAGAAGGCCGGCCCCGGCGACATCTGCGCCGTCGCGGGCATCTCCGAGATCATGATCGGCGAGACCCTCGCGGACACCGAGAACCCGATCGCGCTGCCGCTGATCACCGTCGACGAGCCGGCGATCTCGATGACCATCGGCACCAACACCTCGCCGCTGGTCGGCAAGGGCGGCTCCGGCAAGGGCGCGGACGCCAAGTCCGGCGCCAAGGTGGACCGCAAGGTGACGGCCCGCCAGGTGAAGGACCGCCTGGAGCGCGAGCTGATCGGCAACGTGTCGCTGCGCGTGCTGGAGACCGAGCGCCCGGACGCCTGGGAGGTGCAGGGCCGCGGCGAGCTGGCGCTGGCCATCCTGATCGAGACCATGCGCCGCGAGGGCTTCGAACTGACCGTCGGCAAGCCGCAGGTGGTCACCCGCGAGGTCAACGGCAAGACCCACGAGCCGGTCGAGCGCCTCACCGTGGACGTCCCCGAGGAGCACATGGGCGCCGTCACGCAGCTCATGGGCATCCGCAAGGGCCGGATGGACAACATGTCCAACCACGGTTCGGGCTGGGTCCGGATGGAGTTCGTGGTGCCGTCCCGCGGCCTGATCGGATTCCGGACGGAGTTCCTCACCAACACCCGCGGCACCGGCATCGCGCACTCGATCCACGAGGGCTACGAGCCGTGGTTCGGCCAGCTGACGACCCGCAACAACGGCTCCCTGGTCGCCGACCGCTCCGGCGTGGTCACCGCCTTCGCGATGACCAACCTGCAGGAGCGCGGCGTGCTGTTCACCGACCCCGGCACCGAGGTGTACGAGGGCATGATCGTCGGCGAGAACTCGCGCGCCGACGACATGGACGTGAACATCACCAAGGAGAAGAAGCTCACCAACATGCGTTCCTCGAACGCCGACGTGGCGGAGTCCATCGTGCCGCCGCGCAAGCTCTCGCTGGAGCAGTCGCTGGAGTTCTGCCGCGAGGACGAGTGCATCGAGGTGACCCCGGAGACCGTGCGCATCCGCAAGGTCGTCCTGGACGCCAAGGAGCGCGGCCGCACCGCCTCGCGCGCCAAGAAGGGCTGA
- a CDS encoding SpoIIE family protein phosphatase, protein MPEQPGAPTTPAPLPLGWGQGGSGTIYDYIRVATFAIGADGRIAQWSDRAAEFFGVPAAEAVGADPITAFVPRELWQRGRARLERILSGEEWVGTAPYRDQSGAESLAEVYAMPASADGSATCLAVDLGRLRAIETDLAASEAVIGQTPTGFFLFDTDLKLQRVNAAFAAGVGRSPAALQGLAPGDVFRPSDADRLLLALRKVLTGQEPVLDLRLSGPVRAARPSAGRDEDQRTWAVSLYRLTAAGGRPIGVAGQVQDVTSRHIAEREAAGVRRSLALLNEASTHIGSTLDLETTAKELLDVIVPQFCDVATVDLYTALLTGDAAPLTANPESGELRRVAVSSVVGNAPSVLGTERGGVRVAEAGGTLCYPPRSPHARALRTGRSVVPQPGPDPLLRSTLVVPLVARDQVLGLVQLSRAIGSEPFDAREVAIAEELVARAAVCVDNARLYRREHERALILQRSLLPPGNPAASGLEIARRYLPSNNNTEVGGDWFDVIPLPGSRTALVIGDVMGRGLRAAVAMGQLRTAVRTLAMLDLDPEEVLSALDEIARGLGNDEDPDRSSAEVYLATCVYAVYDAVKQRCTFANAGHLPPVLLAPGQGARTITVPPGLPLGVGGEPFEEVTVDLPEGAVLALYTDGLVESRKHQLDEGIDAFRAALEGGSDRIEELCDQVLEELNPHHGEDDIALLMAKVKGLPKGSVGDWRLPPEPTSVAKAREAACGWLLERGLDELVDTSELLVSELVTNALRHGRGEIRLRLLRDKTMVCEVWDDAYAQPRQRRAQETDEGGRGLQLVSLLAERWGSRRTPKGKIVWFELSL, encoded by the coding sequence GTGCCGGAGCAGCCGGGTGCCCCGACGACCCCCGCCCCGCTGCCGCTCGGCTGGGGACAGGGCGGCTCGGGCACCATCTACGACTACATCCGGGTCGCGACCTTCGCGATCGGGGCCGACGGGCGGATCGCGCAGTGGAGCGACCGGGCCGCCGAGTTCTTCGGCGTCCCCGCCGCGGAGGCGGTCGGCGCCGACCCGATCACCGCGTTCGTCCCGCGCGAGCTGTGGCAGCGCGGGCGGGCCCGGCTGGAGCGCATCCTGTCCGGCGAGGAGTGGGTCGGCACCGCCCCCTACCGGGACCAGTCCGGCGCCGAGAGCCTCGCCGAGGTCTACGCGATGCCCGCCAGCGCCGACGGCTCGGCCACCTGCCTGGCCGTCGACCTGGGCCGGCTGCGCGCCATCGAGACCGACCTGGCCGCCTCCGAGGCGGTCATCGGCCAGACCCCCACCGGCTTCTTCCTGTTCGACACCGACCTCAAGCTCCAGCGGGTCAACGCCGCATTCGCGGCCGGCGTCGGCCGCAGCCCCGCCGCCCTGCAGGGCCTCGCCCCCGGCGACGTGTTCCGCCCCTCCGACGCGGACCGGCTGCTGCTCGCCCTGCGCAAGGTGCTCACCGGCCAGGAGCCCGTCCTCGACCTGCGGCTGTCCGGCCCGGTCCGGGCCGCCCGCCCCAGCGCCGGCCGCGACGAGGACCAGCGCACCTGGGCCGTCTCGCTGTACCGGCTCACCGCCGCCGGCGGCCGCCCGATCGGCGTGGCCGGCCAGGTCCAGGACGTCACCAGCCGGCACATCGCCGAGCGCGAGGCGGCCGGCGTGCGCCGCAGCCTCGCCCTGCTGAACGAGGCGTCCACCCACATCGGCTCCACCCTCGACCTGGAGACCACCGCCAAGGAACTGCTCGACGTGATCGTCCCGCAGTTCTGCGACGTCGCCACCGTCGACCTGTACACCGCGCTGCTCACCGGCGACGCCGCCCCGCTCACCGCCAACCCGGAGAGCGGCGAACTGCGCCGGGTCGCCGTCTCCAGCGTGGTCGGCAACGCCCCCTCGGTGCTCGGCACCGAGCGCGGCGGCGTCCGGGTCGCCGAGGCCGGCGGCACGCTCTGCTACCCGCCGCGCTCCCCGCACGCCCGCGCCCTGCGCACCGGCCGCAGCGTCGTCCCGCAGCCCGGGCCCGACCCGCTGCTGCGCTCCACCCTGGTGGTGCCGCTGGTCGCCCGCGACCAGGTGCTCGGGCTGGTCCAGCTCTCCCGGGCGATCGGCAGCGAGCCGTTCGACGCCCGCGAGGTGGCGATCGCCGAGGAACTCGTCGCCCGCGCCGCCGTCTGCGTCGACAACGCCCGCCTCTACCGCCGCGAGCACGAGCGCGCGCTGATCCTCCAGCGCAGCCTGCTGCCCCCCGGCAACCCGGCCGCCTCCGGCCTGGAGATCGCCCGCCGCTACCTGCCCAGCAACAACAACACCGAGGTCGGCGGCGACTGGTTCGACGTCATCCCGCTGCCCGGCAGCCGCACCGCCCTGGTGATCGGCGACGTGATGGGCCGCGGCCTGCGCGCCGCCGTCGCGATGGGCCAACTGCGCACCGCCGTACGCACCCTGGCCATGCTCGACCTCGACCCCGAAGAGGTGCTCTCCGCCCTCGACGAGATCGCCCGCGGCCTGGGCAACGACGAGGACCCGGACCGCTCCAGCGCCGAGGTCTACCTCGCCACCTGCGTCTACGCCGTCTACGACGCCGTCAAGCAGCGCTGCACCTTCGCCAACGCCGGCCACCTCCCGCCGGTGCTGCTGGCCCCCGGCCAGGGCGCCCGGACCATCACCGTGCCGCCCGGCCTGCCGCTCGGCGTCGGCGGCGAGCCGTTCGAGGAGGTCACCGTCGACCTGCCGGAGGGCGCCGTGCTGGCCCTCTACACCGACGGCCTGGTCGAGTCCCGCAAGCACCAGCTCGACGAGGGCATCGACGCGTTCCGGGCCGCCCTGGAGGGCGGCTCCGACCGGATCGAGGAACTCTGCGACCAGGTGCTGGAGGAGCTCAACCCGCACCACGGCGAGGACGACATCGCCCTGCTGATGGCCAAGGTCAAGGGCCTGCCCAAGGGCTCGGTCGGCGACTGGCGGCTGCCCCCCGAGCCCACCTCGGTCGCCAAGGCCCGCGAGGCCGCCTGCGGCTGGCTGCTGGAGCGCGGCCTGGACGAACTGGTCGACACCTCCGAGCTGCTGGTCAGCGAGCTGGTCACCAACGCGCTGCGGCACGGTCGCGGCGAGATCCGGCTGCGGCTGCTGCGCGACAAGACCATGGTCTGCGAGGTCTGGGACGACGCCTACGCCCAGCCCCGCCAGCGCCGCGCCCAGGAGACCGACGAGGGCGGCCGCGGCCTCCAGCTGGTCTCCCTGCTGGCCGAGCGCTGGGGCAGCCGGCGCACCCCCAAGGGCAAGATCGTCTGGTTCGAGCTGTCCCTCTAG
- a CDS encoding PKD domain-containing protein has product MRSRRVAAAAVTVLAATGVLPSVAASAQTTDLWVDRSSANCADDGPGGKAAPFCTVSAAARTAGPGQTVHIAPGAYPEDVVLTRSGTAGAPIVFTGPAVHGMPGTSRVNSLVLDGVHHVEVAELGVVAPAASGTRAVVDVTDSQQVGLSRLRVGTPYGDERDALHVGGGTDVSVTRSSFNAPVEIDGGSTGTTFGTNWVTPSLNRAIVVDGAPGTAVTSNTVVTYGCATKVRFGNGSTGGLIANNVLSGYDTQNRCPGQLRYGIDVSTDSVAGTSARYDSVETVEPAYRWAGTAYTSADAFRAGTGQGERDFTSPYIERVNDSAVDSADAGARGTSGTAFGDARVDHPNVANTGTGPGWYDRGAGEVTNPLTAGLQVTNEPPLPGPYGVAFDVAYSSPWFPVASATLDFGDGSAPVAVTDGQRVVHSFPGNGSYQVELRVVDTTGKPVVSTRPLTLPAGPISAGLEVRPVEGADLLTTRVEAVDPYSPYPVVSYRYDFGDGSTSSSATPTTTHRYAAPGTYTVRMNLADAGGRTLDTDRTATVTVGPAYVPLAQPVRTLDTRSGLGAPKGRLGPDGTLKLKVTGTAGVPGDGTVTAVLVNLTATGSTEETHVIAYGDGTRPDTSNLNAVPGRDVGNTAMVPVAADGTITLYNHSGRTDLVADVQGYYGVKPQVRTDLHPVRAVRALDTRSGLGARAGALGADASLSFKVRGPGLLPDDAKVAVLNLTATGSTEHTYIAANPSFPVSVSNLNVSRGATVANQVTVPIAADGTVRLYNHVGAVQVIADLQGYYGAADNPLVPVRPVRALDTRTAGKPVSPASETLVDVRKYGVPADATAVLVNLTGLNSRYEDWLAAGDPATTEWTTSNLNLVPGAIVSNLALVPVRDGLIEVANHVGSTDAIVDIQGYTAP; this is encoded by the coding sequence ATGCGTTCAAGACGTGTGGCAGCGGCGGCCGTGACGGTTCTCGCCGCGACCGGGGTGCTGCCGTCGGTGGCGGCCTCGGCGCAGACCACGGACCTCTGGGTCGACCGGTCCAGCGCGAACTGCGCGGACGACGGCCCGGGCGGCAAGGCGGCCCCGTTCTGCACGGTCTCCGCGGCCGCGCGGACGGCCGGGCCGGGCCAGACCGTGCACATCGCGCCGGGGGCCTACCCCGAGGACGTGGTGCTGACCCGCTCGGGGACGGCGGGTGCGCCGATCGTCTTCACCGGCCCCGCCGTGCACGGGATGCCCGGGACGAGCCGGGTGAACTCGCTGGTGCTGGACGGCGTGCACCACGTCGAGGTCGCCGAGCTCGGGGTGGTCGCCCCCGCGGCCTCGGGCACCCGGGCGGTGGTCGACGTGACGGACTCCCAGCAGGTCGGGCTGTCCCGGCTGCGGGTCGGCACGCCGTACGGGGACGAGCGGGACGCCCTGCACGTCGGCGGCGGTACGGACGTGTCGGTGACCCGGAGCAGCTTCAACGCGCCGGTCGAGATCGACGGCGGCTCCACCGGGACGACCTTCGGCACCAACTGGGTGACACCCAGCCTGAACCGCGCCATCGTGGTCGACGGGGCGCCCGGCACCGCGGTGACGTCCAACACCGTCGTCACCTACGGCTGCGCGACCAAGGTCCGGTTCGGCAACGGCTCGACCGGTGGCCTGATCGCGAACAACGTGCTGTCCGGCTACGACACCCAGAACCGCTGCCCCGGGCAGCTCCGGTACGGCATCGACGTGTCGACCGACTCGGTGGCCGGGACGTCCGCGCGGTACGACTCGGTGGAGACCGTGGAGCCCGCGTACCGCTGGGCCGGGACGGCCTACACCAGCGCGGACGCGTTCCGGGCGGGAACCGGCCAGGGCGAGCGGGACTTCACCAGCCCGTACATCGAACGGGTGAACGACTCCGCGGTCGACTCGGCGGACGCCGGGGCCCGCGGCACCTCCGGCACGGCGTTCGGGGACGCCCGGGTGGACCACCCGAACGTCGCGAACACCGGTACCGGCCCCGGCTGGTACGACCGGGGGGCGGGCGAGGTCACCAACCCGCTCACCGCCGGTCTCCAGGTCACCAACGAGCCGCCGCTGCCCGGCCCGTACGGCGTGGCGTTCGACGTCGCGTACTCCTCGCCGTGGTTCCCGGTGGCCTCCGCCACCCTGGACTTCGGCGACGGCAGCGCGCCGGTGGCGGTGACCGACGGCCAGCGGGTCGTCCACTCCTTCCCCGGGAACGGCAGCTACCAGGTGGAGCTGAGGGTGGTCGACACCACGGGCAAGCCGGTCGTCTCGACGCGCCCCCTGACGCTCCCGGCGGGCCCGATCAGCGCCGGCCTGGAGGTCCGGCCCGTCGAGGGCGCGGACCTGCTCACCACCCGGGTCGAGGCCGTCGACCCGTACAGCCCGTACCCGGTGGTCTCCTACCGGTACGACTTCGGCGACGGCAGCACCTCCTCGTCCGCCACGCCGACCACCACCCACCGCTACGCGGCGCCCGGCACGTACACGGTGCGGATGAACCTCGCGGACGCCGGCGGCCGCACGCTGGACACGGACCGGACCGCCACGGTCACCGTCGGTCCCGCGTACGTGCCGCTGGCGCAGCCGGTGCGGACGCTGGACACCCGCAGCGGGCTGGGTGCGCCGAAGGGGCGACTCGGGCCGGACGGCACGCTGAAGCTGAAGGTGACCGGTACGGCCGGGGTGCCCGGCGACGGCACGGTGACGGCGGTGCTGGTCAACCTGACGGCGACCGGCAGCACCGAGGAGACCCACGTCATCGCGTACGGGGACGGCACCCGGCCGGACACCTCGAACCTGAACGCCGTGCCGGGCCGGGACGTCGGCAACACGGCGATGGTCCCGGTGGCGGCGGACGGCACCATCACGCTGTACAACCACTCCGGCCGCACCGACCTGGTCGCGGACGTGCAGGGCTACTACGGCGTGAAGCCGCAGGTCCGGACGGACCTGCACCCGGTGCGGGCGGTCCGGGCGCTGGACACCCGCAGCGGGCTGGGCGCGCGGGCCGGGGCGCTGGGCGCGGACGCCTCGCTGTCGTTCAAGGTGCGCGGGCCCGGCCTGCTGCCGGACGACGCGAAGGTGGCGGTGCTGAACCTGACCGCGACCGGTTCCACCGAGCACACCTACATCGCGGCGAACCCGTCGTTCCCGGTGTCGGTCTCGAACCTGAACGTGAGCCGGGGCGCGACCGTCGCCAACCAGGTCACCGTCCCGATCGCCGCGGACGGCACGGTCAGGCTGTACAACCACGTCGGCGCCGTGCAGGTGATCGCCGACCTGCAGGGTTACTACGGCGCCGCGGACAACCCGCTGGTGCCGGTGCGCCCGGTGCGCGCGCTGGACACCCGGACCGCCGGGAAGCCGGTCAGCCCGGCGTCCGAGACCCTGGTGGACGTCCGGAAGTACGGCGTCCCGGCCGACGCCACGGCGGTGCTGGTCAACCTGACCGGCCTGAACTCCCGGTACGAGGACTGGCTGGCCGCGGGCGACCCCGCGACCACCGAGTGGACCACCTCGAACCTCAACCTGGTGCCCGGGGCGATCGTCTCGAACCTGGCGCTGGTGCCCGTGCGCGACGGCCTGATCGAGGTCGCGAACCACGTGGGCAGCACCGACGCGATCGTCGACATCCAGGGCTACACCGCCCCCTGA